Within Sorangiineae bacterium MSr11367, the genomic segment GCGAGGTGCACGTGCTCGATTTCGGGATCGCGCGCGCCATCGAGCTCGATGTCAGCGTTACGGCAACGGGTCGCGCCTTCGGGACCCCTGGGTTCATGCCGCCCGAGCAGGCCCGCGGCGAACGCGAGGCCATTGGTTCGCATAGCGATTGCTGGGCCGTCGGCGCCACCATGTTTGCCTTGCTGACCGGTGAATTCGTGCACAGCGCCGACAATGCGCATGCGCAGCTGATGGCCGCTGCGACGAAGCAGGCGCGATCCATCGCCGAGCTGGCCAAGGAGCTGCCGCGCGCGATGGTCGAGGTGGTGGACAAGGCGCTGGCCTTCGAGCCGAAGGCGCGATTTCGCGACGCGGGCGAGATGCGCGAGCACCTTTTGCAGGCGGTGGAGGCTTCGCTGGGCGAACCATTCGCGGCGCTCGCCAAGCGGATGCGCGCGGAATTCGTGGAGGAGTCGAGCCCCGAGAGCCGGGAGCTCCACGAGCTTGCCGCGACCGAGAAGCCCGCGCGCAATTCGATCCGCGAAGCGCGCGCGCGTGCGCTGCTCGGAACCTTGCCGCACGCATCGACGTCGTTGCCCACGGCGTCGTCGACGCGGACGAAGCCGTCCCGCTTCGTGCGGACGGCGCTCGCGGTCGCCGTCGCCGTCGTGGCGATGGTCGCGGGAACCTCGTTCCTGCAGCGGCAGCAACACCGGGAGGACGCCGGTGCACCTGCGCCGAGTGTCGCGGTGTCGCTTTCGGCGCCGCCACCGTCGCCGTCGTCGGAGTTGGCACCCGTGCCGACCGGTGCACCGTCGGCGGAGCCGGACGACGCCGGTGTATCTTCGGCTCGAACTAGAACCAAGAAGCACCGGCCCGCGCCGGCAGCATCGGCGTCGAGCCTGCGCTACGGAGACTTGTACGAGGAATGAAGCCGTTTCGCTCCCCCCTCGCATGCGCCGTGGTCGCGGTGAGCTTGCTCGGCTCGCTCGCTGCAGGCGCGGAGCCTCCGACGCGCGCCCAGAAAGATGCTGCGGACCACACCAAGCGAGCCTTCGAGGCCGTGCGCCGCGCCGACGCCGAAACGGCGAGGGTCGAGTTCCTGCAGGCGTACGCGCTCGTTCCATCGCCCAAGGCCCTGTGGAACCTTTTGGTGGCCGAGGCCGATTCGAATCACCCGCTCGATGCGATGAAGCATCTGCGCGCGTACTTGGCCGATCCCGCGGCCGACCCGAAAAAGAATGACCGAGCGCAGCGTCTACTCACCGAGCTCTCGTCGCTCGTTGGCCATTTGAGCATCGTCGCACCCCAAAATGTGGCGGTGCGGGTGGACGGCCTCGTGTTGACGAGCGAGCAGCGCACCGTCGGCGTCGATGTCGCTCCCGGAAAACACGTCATCGAAGCGACGATAGGGGATGAAGTACAGCGTCGCGAGGTGGACGTCGCTCCGGGCGATCCGACCCTCGTGGCATTCGAGGTGCCGCGCCAGGACGAGCCGGTGGAGACTCCGGCGCCGATCGCTCCCGTTTCTCCGCCGCAGGCAAAGCCGGTTCCTGCACCGATTCATGAGCGATCGCGCGGGGTCGCGTCACCGCCATTGGGAACATGGATTATGGGCAGCGTCGCCGTAGCCGCGCTGGGAACTGGGATCGCGTTCTCACTGAGCGCGAAATCGAACCGGGACGAAATCGATCAGTCGCCAAAAGCATGCGCCAATCCCAATAGCCCGGAATGCGCTCGCATCGAGGACCTTCGGGATTCTGGGAGTCGCGCTTCCACCGTCGCTTGGATCGCATACGGCACGGCTGGCGCTGCAGTAGTAGCCGGCGGCCTCATTTGGTATTTCGCACCGAAGAAGAGCCCCGCGAGTCGCGACGCGACCATCTCGCCCCTTGTTTCACCGGGGACGGCGGGGCTACATTTTCGAGGGAGTTTCTAATGTGCTACGGTAGCTCTCGCCCATGAGGGCAATCCCATGCGTGCCGTCACCGCTT encodes:
- a CDS encoding serine/threonine protein kinase, with product MASQAWESERALVRVGTAVQKYRIRRLIGVGGMAAVYEATHLNGHRVAMKFLLERHVGDADMQHLFRREAYVANKVEHPGAIPVLDNDVDEAGCPFLVMPLLEGETLRKRWERAKRCLPLAEVAVFMADALDVLASAHARGIVHRDIKPDNLFLTTEGEVHVLDFGIARAIELDVSVTATGRAFGTPGFMPPEQARGEREAIGSHSDCWAVGATMFALLTGEFVHSADNAHAQLMAAATKQARSIAELAKELPRAMVEVVDKALAFEPKARFRDAGEMREHLLQAVEASLGEPFAALAKRMRAEFVEESSPESRELHELAATEKPARNSIREARARALLGTLPHASTSLPTASSTRTKPSRFVRTALAVAVAVVAMVAGTSFLQRQQHREDAGAPAPSVAVSLSAPPPSPSSELAPVPTGAPSAEPDDAGVSSARTRTKKHRPAPAASASSLRYGDLYEE